A part of Pseudoalteromonas arctica A 37-1-2 genomic DNA contains:
- a CDS encoding SufS family cysteine desulfurase, translating into MLALKFDINKIRNDFPTLNQTINGCPLVYLDSAATSQKPQSVIDTITEFYTFQNANVHRGRHTLSEQATYAYEQVRDKTAEYFNVFSKEIVWTKGATEAINLVANGLKKRLNESHTIMISPLEHHANIVPWQIVSQQTGAKLIALPLNKNGTLNTKECCEFIKETKPTLLAITQASNTLGNITDLKPLIRAAKDVNSLVLVDGAQGALHLKPDLRELNCDFYVCSSHKMLGPTGLGVLYGRYEQLNTLEIYQSGGEMIDKVYLTHSTYRPAPAKFETGTPNISGVLGFGAALDYLNELDHAKIQQYEQKLFSYAAQKLVKVDGITIYSNLSDNIGTLCFNLNDEHPYDLATLLDGYGVAVRSGHHCTQPLMTHLGLNGTLRASFCFYNTYEDVDIFIDSLKKCIALLD; encoded by the coding sequence ATGCTTGCTTTAAAGTTTGATATAAATAAAATTAGAAACGACTTCCCAACATTAAATCAAACAATAAACGGCTGCCCGCTTGTCTATTTAGACTCAGCAGCAACCTCACAAAAGCCTCAATCAGTTATAGATACAATTACTGAATTCTATACGTTTCAAAACGCTAATGTACACCGTGGACGCCATACACTTAGCGAGCAAGCAACTTATGCATATGAACAAGTACGGGATAAAACTGCAGAGTATTTCAATGTATTTAGTAAAGAGATTGTATGGACTAAAGGCGCTACAGAAGCCATTAACTTGGTCGCTAACGGATTAAAAAAGCGCTTAAATGAAAGTCATACCATAATGATATCTCCGCTTGAGCATCATGCAAACATAGTGCCTTGGCAAATAGTGAGTCAACAAACGGGTGCTAAATTAATAGCGCTTCCACTAAATAAAAATGGCACGCTGAACACCAAAGAATGCTGTGAATTTATAAAAGAAACAAAACCTACCCTATTAGCTATTACACAAGCATCTAACACACTGGGTAATATCACCGATTTAAAACCACTTATTAGAGCTGCAAAAGACGTCAATTCTCTTGTTCTAGTGGATGGTGCACAGGGTGCACTGCATTTAAAACCCGATTTACGTGAATTAAACTGTGACTTTTATGTCTGCTCAAGCCATAAAATGCTCGGTCCAACAGGATTAGGTGTGCTTTATGGTCGATATGAGCAATTAAATACCCTTGAGATTTACCAATCAGGTGGGGAAATGATCGATAAAGTGTACTTAACTCACAGTACTTATCGTCCTGCGCCTGCAAAATTTGAAACTGGAACACCAAATATCTCTGGAGTTTTAGGCTTTGGTGCCGCATTAGACTATTTAAATGAATTAGATCACGCAAAAATCCAGCAATATGAGCAAAAATTGTTTAGTTATGCCGCTCAAAAATTGGTAAAGGTTGATGGTATTACAATATATAGCAACCTATCTGACAATATTGGTACACTCTGCTTCAACTTAAATGATGAACATCCTTATGATTTGGCAACTTTACTTGACGGGTACGGGGTTGCAGTAAGGAGTGGACACCATTGTACACAGCCATTAATGACACATTTAGGGCTTAATGGAACGCTAAGAGCGAGCTTTTGTTTTTATAATACCTATGAAGATGTAGATATATTCATTGATTCACTTAAAAAATGTATCGCTTTACTGGACTAA
- a CDS encoding citrate synthase, whose amino-acid sequence MADKKATVQIDGLDPIELPIYQGTAGQDVIDVRTLGSHGHFTYDPGFMSTGSCESAITYIDGGKGVLLHRGYPIEQLAEDSNYIELCYLLLNGELPSKEQYEVFKNEITTSTMLDEKIANFFQGFRFDAHPMAMLCGVVGALSSFYHEDLDITDAEQRKTSAVKLVAKLPTIAAMAYKTNIGQPFVYPRNDLSYAENFLHMMFSVPAEEYKVNPVTAKAMDKIFMLHADHEQNASTSTVRLAGSSGANPYACIAAGIASLWGPAHGGANEACLNMLEEIGSVDRIDEYVAKAKDKADPFRLMGFGHRVYKNFDPRATVMRQTCHEVLAELNIQDPLLDIAMKLEQIALEDPYFVEKKLYPNVDFYSGIILKAIGIPTSMFTVIFAMARTVGWITHWDEMLSQPGHKISRPRQLYTGYTQRDYVSTDKR is encoded by the coding sequence GACTAGATCCAATCGAACTTCCAATTTATCAAGGCACTGCTGGCCAAGATGTAATCGACGTACGTACGTTAGGTTCACACGGTCACTTTACTTATGACCCAGGTTTCATGTCGACTGGTTCTTGTGAATCTGCAATCACCTATATTGATGGTGGTAAAGGTGTACTACTTCACCGTGGTTACCCAATTGAGCAATTAGCTGAAGACTCAAATTACATTGAACTTTGTTACTTACTTTTAAATGGTGAGTTACCTTCTAAAGAACAATATGAAGTTTTTAAGAATGAAATCACTACAAGCACTATGCTTGACGAGAAGATTGCTAACTTTTTCCAAGGTTTCCGCTTTGACGCTCACCCAATGGCAATGCTTTGTGGCGTAGTAGGTGCATTATCATCTTTCTATCATGAAGACCTTGATATTACTGATGCTGAACAACGTAAAACAAGCGCAGTTAAGCTTGTTGCTAAGTTACCAACAATCGCGGCAATGGCTTATAAAACAAATATCGGCCAACCGTTTGTATACCCACGTAACGATTTAAGCTACGCAGAAAACTTCTTACACATGATGTTCTCTGTACCTGCTGAAGAATATAAAGTTAATCCAGTAACTGCAAAAGCGATGGATAAAATCTTTATGCTTCATGCAGATCATGAACAAAATGCATCAACTTCAACAGTTCGTCTTGCAGGTTCATCTGGTGCTAACCCGTATGCATGTATTGCAGCTGGTATTGCATCTTTATGGGGCCCTGCTCACGGCGGCGCTAATGAAGCATGTTTAAACATGTTAGAAGAGATTGGCTCTGTTGACCGTATTGATGAATACGTAGCTAAAGCTAAAGATAAAGCTGACCCGTTCCGCCTTATGGGCTTTGGACACCGTGTTTACAAAAACTTTGACCCACGCGCTACAGTAATGCGTCAAACGTGTCACGAAGTTTTAGCTGAGCTGAATATCCAAGATCCACTTCTTGATATTGCTATGAAGCTTGAGCAAATTGCGCTTGAAGACCCATACTTTGTAGAGAAAAAACTATACCCTAATGTAGATTTCTACTCTGGTATTATCTTAAAAGCGATTGGTATTCCAACAAGCATGTTCACTGTAATCTTTGCAATGGCACGTACTGTTGGTTGGATCACTCACTGGGATGAGATGCTATCTCAACCTGGTCATAAGATCAGCCGTCCTCGTCAACTTTATACTGGTTACACTCAACGTGACTACGTATCAACTGACAAGCGTTAA
- a CDS encoding SufE family protein — protein sequence MTNTFNKVTESIKNAPAWQQKYREIMLLGKTLPVLADVLKTDDALVPGCESKVWMFVEFDLTENTLVVIGDSDTRIVKGLLAIILALYNGLTPEQVVNKNAYEEFEKLGLISHLSASRGNGIKAMVDKIQTMAQHKLS from the coding sequence ATGACAAATACGTTTAACAAAGTCACAGAATCTATAAAAAATGCGCCCGCTTGGCAGCAAAAATATCGTGAGATAATGCTTTTAGGAAAAACTTTACCTGTTTTAGCTGATGTTTTGAAAACTGATGATGCACTTGTACCAGGCTGTGAAAGCAAAGTATGGATGTTTGTTGAATTTGATTTAACAGAAAATACACTTGTTGTAATTGGTGACTCAGATACACGTATAGTAAAAGGATTATTAGCCATTATTTTAGCGCTTTACAATGGCCTCACACCAGAGCAAGTAGTGAATAAAAATGCGTATGAAGAATTTGAAAAGCTCGGCCTTATAAGCCACTTAAGCGCATCACGTGGTAATGGTATTAAAGCCATGGTTGATAAAATACAAACCATGGCACAACACAAGCTTAGTTAA